A DNA window from Tenuifilaceae bacterium CYCD contains the following coding sequences:
- the fusA gene encoding elongation factor G, which produces MAHIDAGKTTTTERILFYTGKSHKIGEVHDGAATMDWMVQEQERGITITSAATTTFWKYNNQQFQINIIDTPGHVDFTVEVERSLRVLDGTVATFCAVGGVEPQSETVWRQADKYRVPKIAFVNKMDRVGADYLSVVSQIQEKLGANPVPIQLPIGAEDTFIGVVDLIENKAVVWFDDPQTKTVNYRLEDVPANMKDEVEEWRGKLIEAVASYNDDLMERFFEDPDSITKEEMIETIRKATIDMSIVPVLCGASFKNKGVQRLLDAIVAFLPSPLDKGETKGTNPDTGEEIIRKPLITEPFCGLAFKIATDPFVGRLAFVRVYSGKVDSGSYIYNTRTGKKERISRLYQMHANKQNPIEFCEAGDICAVVGFKDLRTGDTICDEKHLIALESMTFPEPVIGLAIEPKTQKDLDKLGIALGKLSEEDPTFRVKTDPDSGQTVINGMGELHLEIIVDRLRREFNVDINQGAPQVAYKETITKTVSHREVFKKQSGGRGKFADIIFEIGPADDGVVGLQFVDEVKGGNIPREFIPSVQKGFDTAMNNGVLAGFQVPSMKVVLKDGSFHAVDSDSLSFEIAARYGFRAAAPKAFPVLLEPIMSVEVVTPEEYMGDVIGDLNKRRGQIAGMESKGVARVIKAKVPLSEQFGYVTVLRTLSSGRATSTMEFSHYAEVPANIAKEIVEKSRGKEVKEIE; this is translated from the coding sequence ATGGCACACATCGACGCCGGTAAAACTACAACTACCGAGCGTATCCTGTTTTATACTGGCAAAAGCCATAAAATAGGTGAAGTACACGATGGTGCAGCAACAATGGACTGGATGGTTCAGGAGCAGGAGAGAGGTATTACCATTACTTCGGCTGCTACTACAACTTTCTGGAAGTATAATAATCAGCAATTCCAAATTAACATCATTGATACCCCAGGCCACGTGGATTTTACCGTTGAGGTAGAACGTTCGCTACGTGTTTTGGATGGTACTGTTGCTACATTCTGTGCTGTAGGTGGTGTTGAGCCACAAAGTGAGACCGTTTGGCGTCAAGCTGACAAGTACAGAGTGCCCAAAATTGCCTTTGTAAACAAGATGGACCGCGTTGGTGCGGATTATCTTTCTGTAGTTAGTCAAATCCAAGAGAAATTAGGCGCTAACCCAGTTCCAATTCAGTTACCTATTGGTGCTGAGGATACATTCATTGGAGTTGTTGACCTAATTGAGAATAAGGCTGTTGTTTGGTTTGACGATCCACAAACAAAAACTGTAAATTATCGTTTAGAGGATGTTCCTGCCAACATGAAGGATGAGGTTGAAGAGTGGCGTGGAAAACTTATCGAGGCTGTTGCTTCGTATAACGATGATTTAATGGAGCGTTTCTTTGAGGATCCAGATTCTATAACCAAAGAGGAAATGATTGAAACCATTCGCAAGGCTACTATCGATATGTCTATCGTACCAGTTCTTTGCGGTGCTTCATTCAAGAACAAAGGTGTTCAACGGTTGCTCGATGCAATTGTTGCTTTCCTTCCAAGTCCTCTTGATAAGGGAGAAACCAAAGGAACAAACCCTGATACAGGTGAAGAAATTATTCGTAAGCCATTAATCACAGAGCCATTCTGCGGTTTAGCTTTCAAGATTGCTACGGATCCTTTCGTAGGTCGCTTAGCATTTGTGAGAGTTTACTCAGGTAAGGTTGATAGTGGTAGTTACATCTACAACACACGTACAGGTAAAAAAGAACGTATTAGCCGTCTATACCAAATGCACGCCAATAAGCAAAACCCAATTGAGTTCTGCGAAGCTGGTGACATTTGTGCTGTTGTTGGTTTTAAAGATTTACGTACTGGCGATACCATCTGCGATGAGAAGCATCTTATTGCTCTTGAGTCAATGACTTTCCCTGAGCCTGTAATCGGTTTAGCAATTGAGCCAAAGACTCAGAAAGATCTTGATAAACTAGGTATTGCTTTAGGCAAACTATCTGAGGAAGATCCAACTTTCCGTGTTAAAACCGATCCAGATAGTGGTCAAACTGTAATCAACGGTATGGGTGAACTTCACCTTGAGATTATTGTTGACCGCCTTCGTCGTGAGTTTAACGTGGATATCAACCAAGGAGCACCTCAGGTTGCATACAAAGAAACTATTACAAAAACTGTATCTCACCGCGAAGTATTCAAGAAACAATCTGGAGGTCGTGGTAAATTTGCTGACATCATTTTCGAAATTGGCCCAGCCGATGACGGTGTTGTTGGATTACAGTTTGTTGATGAGGTAAAAGGTGGAAATATTCCACGCGAGTTCATCCCTTCAGTACAAAAAGGTTTCGATACCGCTATGAACAATGGAGTTCTGGCTGGTTTCCAAGTTCCTAGTATGAAGGTTGTTCTTAAGGATGGTTCTTTCCATGCAGTTGACTCCGATTCTCTATCATTTGAGATTGCTGCTCGCTACGGTTTCCGTGCTGCTGCTCCAAAAGCATTTCCAGTTCTACTTGAGCCTATCATGAGTGTTGAGGTAGTGACTCCAGAGGAGTATATGGGTGATGTTATTGGTGACCTAAACAAACGTCGTGGTCAAATTGCTGGTATGGAATCAAAAGGAGTTGCTAGGGTTATTAAAGCCAAAGTACCTCTTTCAGAACAGTTCGGTTATGTTACAGTTCTAAGAACTTTATCTTCCGGACGTGCTACATCTACAATGGAATTCTCTCACTACGCTGAGGTTCCCGCTAATATCGCAAAAGAGATAGTGGAAAAATCACGTGGTAAGGAAGTAAAGGAGATTGAATAA
- the rpsJ gene encoding 30S ribosomal protein S10 yields the protein MSQKIRIKLKSYDHNLVDKSAEKIVKTVKATGAVVSGPIPLPTHKRIFTVNRSTFVNKKSREQFELCSYKRLLDIYSSTPKTIDALMKLELPSGVEVEIKV from the coding sequence ATGAGCCAGAAAATTAGAATTAAACTCAAATCGTACGACCACAACCTGGTAGATAAATCGGCCGAAAAAATCGTGAAAACGGTTAAGGCTACAGGCGCTGTGGTGAGCGGCCCTATTCCGCTTCCAACGCACAAGCGGATTTTTACGGTGAACCGTTCAACTTTCGTGAACAAAAAATCGAGGGAGCAATTTGAGCTTTGCTCCTATAAGCGTTTGCTCGACATCTACAGCTCCACCCCGAAGACCATCGATGCTCTTATGAAGTTAGAACTTCCAAGTGGAGTCGAAGTAGAAATTAAAGTATGA
- the rplC gene encoding 50S ribosomal protein L3 yields the protein MPQGLIGRKIGMTSVFGEDGKNIPCTVIEAGPCVVTQVKNADNDGYTAIQLAFDDKKEKHTSRPMLGHFQKANTTPKRKVVEFRDWDGANQLGDVLTVDLFNEDRWVDITGITKGKGFQGVVKRHGFGGVGGQTHGQHNRQRHPGSMGASSFPSRVFPGKRLAGRTGGDRVKIINLRVLKVIPESNLLLVKGSIPGAKGSYLIIEK from the coding sequence ATGCCACAAGGATTAATTGGACGTAAAATCGGAATGACTTCCGTATTCGGTGAGGATGGAAAAAATATCCCCTGCACCGTAATTGAGGCTGGTCCTTGCGTTGTCACTCAGGTGAAGAATGCAGATAACGATGGTTACACTGCTATTCAACTTGCCTTTGATGACAAAAAGGAGAAACATACCAGCAGACCTATGTTAGGTCATTTTCAGAAAGCAAACACCACTCCTAAACGCAAAGTTGTTGAGTTTAGAGATTGGGATGGTGCCAACCAGTTAGGTGATGTATTAACTGTTGACTTGTTTAACGAAGACCGTTGGGTTGATATTACCGGTATCACAAAGGGTAAAGGATTCCAAGGTGTAGTTAAACGTCACGGTTTCGGTGGTGTGGGTGGTCAAACCCACGGTCAACACAACCGTCAGCGTCACCCAGGTTCTATGGGTGCTTCATCGTTCCCATCACGCGTTTTCCCGGGGAAAAGGCTAGCCGGTCGTACCGGTGGCGATAGGGTGAAAATTATCAACCTACGCGTTCTCAAAGTTATTCCTGAGAGCAACCTTCTCCTTGTAAAAGGTTCCATTCCAGGTGCAAAAGGTTCTTACTTAATTATTGAGAAATAA
- the rplD gene encoding 50S ribosomal protein L4 produces MEIKVLNISGQETGRMIQLDDAIFTIEPNDHAIYLDVKQILANGRQGTHKAKQRNEVSGSTRKLKKQKGTGTARAGSIKSPLFRGGGRVFGPVPRDYSFKLNKKVKQLARKSALAYKAKDNAIFVVEDFNFEAPKTKQFVSICTNLKVADKKTLFVLGDVNKNISLSSRNLQHCKVVNASSINTYEVLNAKALVLSESSVDVLNKMFKVS; encoded by the coding sequence ATGGAAATTAAAGTACTTAATATATCAGGACAGGAAACCGGGAGAATGATCCAACTCGATGATGCTATTTTCACCATTGAGCCTAACGATCACGCTATCTATCTTGACGTAAAGCAAATTCTTGCTAACGGACGTCAAGGAACCCACAAGGCAAAGCAACGTAACGAGGTTTCCGGAAGCACTCGCAAGTTAAAAAAACAAAAAGGTACAGGTACTGCTCGTGCTGGTAGTATTAAATCGCCACTATTCCGTGGAGGTGGACGCGTATTTGGACCAGTACCTCGCGATTATAGCTTTAAACTTAATAAAAAGGTTAAACAGCTTGCTCGTAAGAGTGCTTTAGCATACAAGGCGAAAGATAATGCAATTTTTGTTGTTGAAGACTTCAACTTTGAGGCTCCAAAGACAAAACAGTTCGTATCTATTTGCACTAATTTGAAAGTTGCTGATAAAAAAACACTTTTTGTGTTGGGTGATGTAAATAAAAATATATCTTTGTCATCCAGAAATTTACAGCACTGTAAAGTTGTAAATGCTTCATCTATAAATACTTATGAAGTATTAAATGCAAAAGCATTAGTGCTTTCAGAGAGTTCAGTAGATGTTCTCAATAAAATGTTTAAAGTTTCTTAA
- the rplW gene encoding 50S ribosomal protein L23, translating into MMDILIRPIVTEKMERLTNKVSQYGFIVDKKANKLQIKRAIEDLYGVTVDSVNTIRYAGKLKTRYTKAGYLVGHTNSFKKAIVTLKNGEKIDFYSNI; encoded by the coding sequence ATGATGGACATACTGATTAGACCAATTGTAACTGAGAAGATGGAGCGCTTAACCAACAAAGTAAGCCAATATGGCTTTATTGTTGATAAGAAAGCGAATAAGTTACAGATAAAGAGAGCCATTGAGGATTTATACGGTGTTACCGTAGACTCAGTGAATACTATACGTTACGCAGGCAAACTTAAAACCCGCTACACCAAGGCTGGTTATCTAGTAGGCCACACTAATAGTTTTAAGAAGGCTATTGTAACGTTGAAGAATGGAGAGAAAATTGATTTTTATAGCAACATCTAA
- the rplB gene encoding 50S ribosomal protein L2, with translation MAVRKLKPVTPGQRHKIIGTFDEITASKPEKSLLRPLKKTGGRNNQGKMTMRYIGGGHKRRYRLIDFTREREGVAAVVKTVEYDPNRTARIALVEYTDGEKRYIVAPSGLQVGQTIMSGRGVAPELGNTLYLAEIPLGTLIHNIELYPGRGACMARSAGSYAQLLAREGKYAIIKLPSGETRMVLTECKATIGSVSNSDHALEKSGKAGRSRWLGRRPRNRGVAMNPVDHPMGGGEGRASGGHPRSRKGIPAKGYKTRSKKNPSNKLIIERRKK, from the coding sequence ATGGCTGTACGGAAACTAAAACCTGTTACACCAGGACAGAGACACAAAATTATAGGCACGTTCGATGAGATTACTGCATCGAAGCCTGAAAAATCGTTGCTACGCCCCCTGAAAAAAACTGGTGGTAGAAATAACCAGGGGAAAATGACCATGCGATATATAGGGGGTGGTCATAAGCGCCGATACAGATTGATCGACTTTACACGCGAACGCGAGGGCGTTGCTGCCGTGGTGAAAACCGTTGAGTACGATCCAAACCGTACCGCACGTATTGCATTAGTTGAGTATACAGATGGCGAAAAACGCTACATTGTTGCTCCTAGTGGATTACAGGTTGGTCAAACTATCATGTCGGGAAGAGGAGTTGCTCCGGAGCTTGGAAACACTCTTTACTTGGCAGAAATTCCACTTGGTACATTAATTCATAACATCGAATTATATCCAGGAAGAGGCGCTTGCATGGCAAGAAGTGCTGGTTCTTATGCACAGCTTCTTGCACGTGAAGGTAAGTATGCAATTATTAAACTTCCTAGCGGTGAGACCCGTATGGTGCTAACCGAGTGCAAAGCTACAATTGGTAGCGTATCGAACAGTGACCACGCTTTGGAGAAATCTGGTAAAGCTGGACGTTCTCGTTGGTTAGGTCGTCGTCCTCGCAACAGGGGTGTTGCAATGAACCCTGTAGATCACCCAATGGGTGGTGGTGAAGGACGTGCTTCGGGAGGTCATCCACGCTCACGCAAAGGTATTCCTGCTAAGGGCTATAAGACACGCTCTAAGAAGAATCCTAGCAATAAGTTAATTATAGAACGCAGGAAAAAGTAA
- the rpsS gene encoding 30S ribosomal protein S19, whose product MSRSLKKGPFIEYKLDQRISAMNESNKKAVVKTWSRSSMISPDFVGHTIAVHNGNKFIPVYVTENMVGHKLGEFAPTRTFRGHAGNKKK is encoded by the coding sequence ATGAGTAGGTCACTTAAAAAAGGTCCCTTCATCGAATATAAGTTAGATCAGCGTATCAGTGCTATGAATGAATCTAACAAAAAGGCTGTCGTTAAGACTTGGTCTAGAAGTTCGATGATTTCTCCCGACTTTGTTGGACACACCATAGCAGTTCACAACGGGAATAAGTTCATTCCTGTGTACGTTACCGAGAACATGGTTGGTCATAAACTTGGAGAATTTGCTCCAACCCGCACATTCCGTGGTCATGCAGGTAATAAGAAAAAGTAA
- the rplV gene encoding 50S ribosomal protein L22 — protein MGARKHTMANRLKEEKKKKAIAILRNSPSSPRKMRLVVDLVRGKDVNTALNILKFNGKDAAEDVHKLLLSAIANWKAKNENTRIEDANLFVKEIFVDQGRTLKRIRTAPQGRAHRIRKRSNHVTVIVDSAVNNDTNN, from the coding sequence ATGGGTGCAAGAAAACATACAATGGCCAATAGGCTAAAGGAGGAGAAAAAGAAGAAAGCAATTGCGATTTTACGCAATAGCCCATCATCTCCACGTAAAATGCGCTTGGTAGTAGACCTGGTACGCGGTAAAGATGTAAATACAGCCCTTAACATTCTTAAGTTCAACGGTAAAGACGCTGCTGAGGATGTACATAAACTTTTACTCTCTGCTATTGCAAACTGGAAAGCTAAAAACGAGAATACTCGTATTGAGGATGCTAACCTTTTTGTAAAAGAGATTTTTGTTGATCAGGGCAGAACTCTTAAACGTATTCGCACCGCTCCTCAGGGACGCGCGCATCGTATTCGTAAACGTTCAAATCACGTAACAGTGATTGTTGATAGTGCAGTTAATAACGACACAAATAATTAG
- the rpsC gene encoding 30S ribosomal protein S3, with amino-acid sequence MGNKVNPIGNRLGIIRGWDSNWYGGNKYAQKLVEDTKIRDYLNERLSKASLAKIVIERTLKLITVTIHTARPGIIIGKGGQEVDKLKEELRKITNKEVQINIFEVKRPEIDAVIVGNNIARQLEGRISYRRAIKTAIASTIRMGAEGIKVQISGRLGGAEMARSETYKEGRIPLHTFRADIDYALAEAHTKVGLIGIKVWICNGLVYGKRDLSPNVGNSAAASAAAPGNQPAGRQRGGARKKRK; translated from the coding sequence ATGGGAAATAAAGTTAATCCAATAGGAAACAGACTTGGAATCATCAGAGGATGGGATTCCAACTGGTACGGGGGTAACAAATACGCTCAGAAACTAGTTGAAGACACAAAAATTCGTGATTACTTAAACGAAAGGCTTTCGAAGGCTAGTCTCGCTAAAATCGTAATAGAGCGTACCCTAAAGCTAATTACTGTTACAATTCATACTGCACGTCCTGGTATTATCATTGGTAAAGGTGGCCAGGAAGTTGATAAACTCAAAGAGGAATTGCGTAAGATCACCAACAAGGAGGTTCAAATCAATATCTTTGAGGTTAAGCGTCCAGAAATTGATGCGGTTATTGTTGGCAACAACATAGCTCGCCAGTTAGAGGGACGTATATCGTACCGCAGGGCAATTAAGACTGCTATAGCTTCTACCATTAGAATGGGTGCAGAGGGTATTAAAGTTCAGATTTCTGGTCGTTTGGGTGGTGCCGAAATGGCTCGCTCCGAAACTTACAAAGAAGGAAGAATTCCTCTACATACATTTCGTGCCGATATCGACTATGCACTAGCTGAGGCTCATACCAAGGTTGGTTTAATTGGTATCAAGGTATGGATATGCAATGGATTAGTATACGGCAAGCGTGACTTATCTCCAAATGTTGGTAATAGTGCTGCTGCATCAGCTGCGGCACCAGGCAATCAACCTGCAGGACGTCAGCGCGGCGGTGCACGTAAAAAAAGAAAATAG
- the rplP gene encoding 50S ribosomal protein L16, translating into MLQPKKTKFRRAQKGRMKGNAQRGSQLAFGSFGIKAMESYWITSRQIEAARQAVTRYMKREGQIWIRIFPDKPITKKPAEVRMGKGKGAPEGFVAPVTPGRILFECDGVPYEVAKEALRLAAQKLPITTKFIVRNDFEETTN; encoded by the coding sequence ATGTTACAGCCAAAGAAAACAAAATTCAGAAGGGCGCAAAAGGGTCGTATGAAAGGGAATGCCCAACGCGGTAGTCAACTTGCATTTGGCTCTTTTGGAATCAAGGCGATGGAATCGTACTGGATTACCAGTCGTCAGATAGAGGCTGCCCGTCAGGCCGTGACCCGTTATATGAAACGTGAAGGTCAAATTTGGATCCGTATATTCCCCGATAAACCTATAACCAAGAAACCCGCCGAGGTTCGTATGGGTAAAGGTAAAGGTGCTCCCGAGGGATTTGTTGCTCCTGTTACTCCAGGCCGCATACTATTTGAGTGCGACGGTGTACCTTATGAAGTAGCCAAGGAGGCACTGCGCCTAGCAGCTCAGAAACTCCCAATCACTACTAAGTTCATTGTTCGTAACGATTTTGAAGAAACTACAAACTAA
- the rpmC gene encoding 50S ribosomal protein L29 — translation MKTSEIRELTIKEIEERIETEKTQLLKLRLNHSISPLDNPMKITETRRNIARLKTILRQRNLNQNK, via the coding sequence ATGAAAACTTCAGAAATAAGAGAACTGACAATAAAAGAGATTGAGGAGCGTATTGAGACTGAGAAAACTCAGCTACTTAAGCTAAGGTTAAACCATAGCATTTCGCCTCTGGACAATCCAATGAAAATTACAGAGACTCGCAGGAATATCGCAAGGCTAAAAACTATCTTGCGCCAGCGTAATCTCAATCAGAATAAGTAA
- the rpsQ gene encoding 30S ribosomal protein S17, with product MEEVTRNLRKERIGVVVSSKMDKSIVVAVKRKVKHPIYGKFVNKTTKLYAHDENNTCGVGDVVKIQETRPLSKLKRWRLVEIIEKAK from the coding sequence ATGGAAGAAGTAACAAGAAATTTACGTAAAGAGAGAATAGGAGTTGTTGTTAGCAGCAAAATGGATAAATCCATCGTGGTAGCTGTTAAACGTAAAGTTAAACATCCTATTTACGGTAAGTTCGTGAACAAAACCACCAAGCTGTACGCACATGACGAGAACAATACATGCGGTGTTGGTGATGTGGTTAAAATTCAGGAAACCCGTCCATTGAGCAAGCTGAAACGCTGGAGATTAGTAGAAATCATTGAAAAAGCTAAGTAA
- the rplN gene encoding 50S ribosomal protein L14 → MIQQESRLLVADNSGAKEVLCIRVLGGTAKRYARIGDKIVVAVKSAIPSGEVKKGTVSKAVVVRTKKEIRRPDGSYIRFDDNACVLLNNQDEIRGTRIFGPVARELRDNYMKIVSLAPEVL, encoded by the coding sequence ATGATACAGCAGGAAAGTCGTTTATTAGTTGCCGATAATAGCGGAGCAAAAGAAGTACTCTGCATCAGGGTACTAGGTGGAACCGCAAAGCGTTATGCACGTATTGGCGATAAAATCGTTGTTGCCGTGAAAAGCGCTATACCTAGCGGAGAAGTAAAAAAAGGTACAGTATCAAAGGCTGTTGTTGTTCGTACCAAGAAAGAAATTCGTCGTCCAGATGGTTCGTACATCCGTTTCGATGATAACGCTTGTGTACTTCTAAACAATCAGGACGAAATTCGTGGTACTCGTATTTTTGGCCCTGTAGCCAGGGAGTTACGTGATAACTACATGAAAATCGTCTCATTAGCACCTGAGGTGTTATAA
- the rplX gene encoding 50S ribosomal protein L24, protein MSKLHIKKGDLVYVISGESKGQQGKVLSVLVSKERALVEGVNMVSKHTKPNSKHPQGGIIKKEAPIHISNLMLIDPTTGKPSRIGRKLNDKGKLVRFSKKSGEEIK, encoded by the coding sequence ATGAGCAAGTTACATATTAAGAAAGGGGATTTGGTTTACGTCATCTCTGGCGAATCGAAAGGCCAGCAGGGCAAGGTGCTAAGCGTTTTGGTAAGTAAAGAGCGCGCCTTGGTTGAAGGTGTAAATATGGTATCGAAACACACCAAACCTAATTCCAAGCACCCTCAGGGAGGCATTATTAAGAAAGAAGCCCCCATTCATATTTCGAACCTAATGTTAATTGATCCCACTACCGGTAAGCCTTCTCGTATTGGTCGTAAACTAAACGATAAAGGAAAGCTAGTGAGATTCTCTAAAAAATCAGGAGAGGAGATTAAGTAA
- the rplE gene encoding 50S ribosomal protein L5 — MEYVPTLKKKYKEEIVPALMKEFGYKSIMQVPRLEKIVINQGVGQAVADKKIIEAAQTDLTMITGQKAIQTMSRKDISNFKLRKNVPIGLKVTLRRERMYEFLERLINVSLPRIRDFKGINDKLDGRGNYTLGVQEQIIFPEIDIDKINRILGMEITFVTTTENDEEAYALLREFGLPFKNAKKN, encoded by the coding sequence ATGGAATACGTACCTACCCTCAAGAAAAAGTACAAAGAGGAAATTGTACCAGCCCTTATGAAGGAGTTTGGATACAAGAGCATCATGCAGGTTCCTCGTTTGGAAAAAATAGTCATAAATCAGGGCGTTGGACAAGCTGTAGCCGATAAGAAAATTATTGAGGCTGCTCAAACTGATTTGACCATGATAACAGGTCAAAAGGCTATACAAACCATGTCCCGTAAGGATATTTCTAACTTCAAATTACGTAAGAATGTTCCTATTGGACTAAAGGTAACCCTCCGCCGTGAAAGAATGTATGAATTCTTAGAGCGATTAATTAATGTATCGCTTCCTCGAATTCGCGACTTTAAGGGGATTAACGATAAGCTCGATGGCCGTGGTAATTACACCTTAGGCGTTCAGGAGCAAATCATTTTCCCTGAAATTGATATCGATAAAATTAACCGTATTCTCGGAATGGAAATTACCTTTGTAACAACCACCGAGAACGATGAAGAAGCTTACGCTCTTCTCCGTGAATTCGGTTTACCCTTTAAAAATGCTAAAAAGAACTAG
- the rpsN gene encoding 30S ribosomal protein S14: MAKESMKAREVRRAKLVEKYAEKRAKLKAEGDSVGLQKLPRNSNPIRLHNRCMLTGRPRGYMRQFGISRITFREMASNGLIPGVKKASW, encoded by the coding sequence ATGGCAAAAGAGTCAATGAAAGCGCGTGAAGTTAGACGTGCTAAACTAGTAGAGAAATATGCCGAGAAACGTGCTAAGCTAAAAGCTGAGGGCGACTCTGTAGGGTTACAAAAATTACCCCGCAATTCGAATCCTATCCGTTTGCATAACCGTTGTATGCTAACTGGCAGACCACGTGGTTATATGCGTCAATTTGGAATCAGCAGGATTACATTCAGAGAAATGGCATCGAACGGTTTGATTCCCGGTGTTAAAAAAGCTAGTTGGTAA
- the rpsH gene encoding 30S ribosomal protein S8: MITDPIADYLTRIRNAVMAGHRVVEIPSSRMKMDITRILFDKGYILNYKLEEDEKQGMIKIALKYHPETKKNAIKHIERISKPGLRRYCGSTELPRVLNGLGVAIISTSHGVMTDKEARVKNVGGEVICYVY; the protein is encoded by the coding sequence ATGATTACCGACCCAATTGCAGATTACTTAACCCGAATTCGTAATGCCGTGATGGCAGGTCATAGGGTAGTTGAAATTCCATCTTCAAGAATGAAGATGGATATTACCCGTATATTATTCGATAAAGGGTACATCCTTAACTATAAGTTAGAGGAAGACGAAAAACAGGGGATGATTAAGATCGCTCTTAAGTATCATCCTGAAACTAAGAAAAATGCGATCAAGCACATTGAGCGCATCAGTAAACCAGGTTTACGTAGATACTGCGGTTCAACAGAACTACCACGCGTATTGAATGGCCTTGGTGTTGCAATCATCAGCACATCGCACGGCGTAATGACCGACAAGGAAGCTCGTGTAAAGAATGTTGGTGGTGAAGTTATTTGCTATGTTTACTAA
- the rplF gene encoding 50S ribosomal protein L6, which yields MSRIGKKPVNLPQGVSVKVSADNVVSVKGPLGELSQKVDPDITVNVEGNEVVLTRPTDQKRHRSMHGLYRALINNMVVGVSTGWEIQQELIGVGYKAEAKGQVLELSLGFSHDIHFLLPKEIKVETKTERKGNPTIFLKSIDKQLLGQVAAKLRSIRKPEPYKGKGVRFVGEVVRKKAGKSASV from the coding sequence ATGTCTAGGATCGGAAAAAAACCTGTAAACTTACCACAGGGTGTAAGCGTTAAAGTTAGCGCCGATAACGTGGTAAGCGTGAAAGGCCCTCTGGGTGAGTTGTCCCAGAAAGTTGACCCGGACATCACCGTCAACGTAGAGGGAAACGAAGTTGTTCTCACCAGACCAACTGATCAGAAACGTCACCGCTCCATGCATGGTTTATACCGTGCGCTTATCAACAATATGGTAGTAGGTGTTTCAACTGGTTGGGAGATACAGCAGGAGTTGATTGGTGTTGGGTATAAGGCCGAAGCTAAAGGTCAAGTGCTTGAGTTAAGCCTTGGCTTCTCACACGACATTCACTTCCTGTTACCAAAGGAGATTAAGGTTGAAACTAAAACCGAACGTAAAGGTAACCCTACAATATTCCTAAAAAGCATCGACAAGCAGCTTTTAGGTCAAGTAGCGGCAAAACTCCGTTCGATTAGAAAACCAGAGCCTTACAAAGGTAAAGGTGTTAGATTTGTTGGCGAAGTTGTTCGTAAGAAGGCTGGTAAATCGGCTAGTGTATAA
- the rplR gene encoding 50S ribosomal protein L18: MALSKVERRLRIRRRIRKRVSGTAQRPRLSVFRSNTNIYAQIIDDVNGVTLASASSSVKEIASKTNITKTEQARLVGQLAAKNAVEKGITEVVFDRGGNLYHGRVKALADAAREGGLKF; the protein is encoded by the coding sequence ATGGCTTTAAGTAAAGTAGAAAGAAGACTCCGCATCAGGAGACGAATTCGCAAGAGAGTTTCGGGCACAGCCCAAAGGCCTCGTCTATCGGTTTTCAGGAGCAATACCAATATATATGCTCAAATTATTGATGATGTTAACGGTGTTACTTTAGCATCAGCATCATCGAGCGTAAAAGAAATTGCCAGCAAAACCAATATAACAAAAACCGAACAAGCTCGTCTTGTTGGTCAGCTTGCTGCTAAAAATGCTGTTGAAAAAGGAATCACTGAGGTTGTTTTCGACCGTGGAGGTAACCTATATCACGGTAGAGTAAAAGCTTTAGCTGATGCAGCCAGAGAGGGTGGACTTAAATTCTAA